In Ipomoea triloba cultivar NCNSP0323 chromosome 15, ASM357664v1, one genomic interval encodes:
- the LOC116005720 gene encoding uncharacterized protein LOC116005720 encodes MSKQFLHNIRTYNNMFCFTSIGGRIDNNVNKGGGPPIFRLNGQNYHLMGSLLPEEGSAPHFAQLYINDIANELQNRINAVRGCGEQTDIHVEIVKVIKEELDKHNVLVKSFRIAKIEIERNPRVEVRIKLLGKRKQDAKSYNLPKVSEVAALIVGDVDTNMGERDILVETHSGQLQRISELNPSYLPLQYPLLFPYGEDDYREDIGFTIKKTAIPGGRQMISPREFFCYRIHSRSSELSTLLQEKSLFQQFLVDGYTMVEAGCLIYIRTHQKSLRCQSYGSLTYALTRGEVDPSTQGRRIILPSSFTGGVRYMMIQNYQDVMAICRWIGYPNMFITFTCNPKWPEVQRFLKHNNLKPADRPDVVDPAE; translated from the exons ATGTCAAAACAATTCTTACACAATATTAGGACTTACAACAATATGTTCTGCTTCACGTCTATTGGTGGAAGGATTGACAACAACGTTAACAAGGGTGGTGGACCTCCTATTTTCCGTTTGAATGGCCAAAACTATCATTTGATGGGCAGCCTACTTCCTGAAGAAGGCTCAGCACCACACTTTGCACAATTGTACATTAACGATATTGCTAATGAACTACAAAATCGTATCAATGCAGTCAG GGGATGTGGTGAGCAAACTGACATTCATGTTGAAATAGTCAAGGTCATTAAAGAGGAGTTGGATAAGCATAATGTTTTAGTCAAGTCTTTTCGTATTGCgaaaatagaaattgaaaggAATCCACGTGTAGAGGTTAGAATTAAATTGCTTGGAAAACGTAAACAAGAtgcaaagagttacaacttaccTAAAGTATCTGAAGTGGCCGCATTAATTGTTGGAGATGTGGATACAAACATGGGGGAGCGTGACATTTTAGTAGAAACTCATAGTGGTCAATTGCAAAGGATTAGTGAATTGAATCCATCATATTTACCACTTCAATACCCATTACTGTTTCCTTATGGTGAAGATGACTACCGGGAAGATATTGGATTCACCATAAAGAAAACGGCAATACCTGGTGGAAGGCAAATGATTAGCCCAAGAGAGTTCTTTTGTTACCGTATTCATTCTAGAAGTTCAGAGCTCTCTACCTTATTGCAAGAAAAGAGCTTATTCCAACAATTTCTTGTGGATGGTTATACAATGGTTGAAGCAGGCTGCCTCATTTATATTAGAACACACCAAAAAAGCTTACGCTGTCAAAGTTATGGCAGTTTAACTTATGCTTTGACACGTGGAGAGGTTGATCCTTCAACCCAAGGTCGAAGAATTATCTTACCTTCAAGTTTTACTGGCGGGGTGAGGTATATGATGATACAGAATTATCAAGATGTTATGGCCATATGTAGATGGATTggttatccaaatatgtttatTACATTCACTTGCAACCCTAAATGGCCAGAGGTTCAAAGGTTCCTAAAGCACAATAACTTGAAACCTGCTGACCGCCCTGAT GTGGTTGATCCAGCGGAGTAG
- the LOC116006383 gene encoding S-adenosylmethionine synthase 3 — protein sequence MDTFLFTSESVNEGHPDKLCDQISDAVLDACLEQDPESKVACETCTKTNLVMVFGEITTKAKVDYEKIVRDTCRKIGFVSDDVGLDADNCKVLVYIEQQSPDIAQGVHGHLTKRPEEIGAGDQGHMFGYATDETPEYMPLSHVLATKLGARLTEVRKNGTCPWLRPDGKTQVTVEYYNENGAMVPVRVHTVLISTQHDETVTNDEIAHDLKEHVIKPVIPEKYLDEKTIFHLNPSGRFVIGGPHGDAGLTGRKIIIDTYGGWGAHGGGAFSGKDPTKVDRSGAYIVRQAAKSVVANGLARRCIVQVSYAIGVPEPLSVFVDTYGTGKIPDKEILKMVKENFDFRPGMIAIDLDLKRGGNSRFLKTAAYGHFGRDDSDFTWEVVKPLKWEKPQN from the coding sequence ATGGACACTTTCCTATTCACCTCTGAGTCTGTTAATGAGGGCCACCCGGACAAGCTGTGTGATCAGATATCGGATGCAGTTCTGGATGCCTGCCTCGAGCAGGACCCTGAGAGCAAGGTTGCCTGTGAGACTTGCACCAAGACGAACTTGGTGATGGTTTTCGGTGAGATCACAACTAAGGCCAAAGTAGACTACGAGAAGATTGTACGTGACACATGCCGCAAAATAGGATTTGTGTCTGATGATGTTGGTCTAGATGCGGACAACTGCAAGGTCCTTGTTTACATTGAGCAACAGAGCCCCGACATTGCCCAAGGTGTTCACGGTCATCTGACAAAGCGTCCTGAGGAGATTGGTGCTGGTGACCAGGGTCATATGTTTGGCTATGCCACAGACGAGACCCCTGAGTACATGCCTCTCAGCCACGTGCTTGCTACTAAACTCGGTGCCCGCCTCACCGAAGTGCGCAAGAACGGTACCTGCCCCTGGTTGAGGCCCGATGGCAAGACTCAAGTCACTGTTGAGTACTACAATGAGAATGGTGCTATGGTTCCAGTTAGGGTCCACACTGTTCTCATCTCCACTCAGCATGATGAGACCGTTACTAATGATGAGATTGCCCATGACCTGAAGGAGCACGTTATCAAGCCGGTCATCCCTGAGAAGTATCTTGACGAGAAGACCATTTTCCACCTCAACCCTTCTGGGCGTTTCGTGATTGGTGGACCACACGGGGATGCTGGTCTGACTGGTCGTAAGATCATCATTGACACCTATGGCGGTTGGGGTGCCCACGGTGGTGGTGCTTTCTCTGGAAAGGACCCAACCAAGGTCGACAGAAGTGGTGCGTATATTGTTAGACAGGCTGCCAAGAGCGTTGTGGCCAACGGGCTTGCTCGCAGATGCATAGTACAGGTCTCCTACGCCATTGGCGTTCCTGAGCCCTTGTCTGTGTTTGTTGACACATATGGCACGGGAAAGATCCCCGACAAGGAGATCTTGAAGATGGTGAAGGAGAACTTCGACTTTAGGCCAGGAATGATTGCCATTGACTTGGATTTGAAGCGAGGTGGCAACAGCAGGTTCTTGAAAACGGCAGCATATGGACACTTTGGACGCGATGATTCCGACTTCACATGGGAGGTTGTCAAGCCCCTCAAGTGGGAGAAGCCACAAAACTAA